From Lolium perenne isolate Kyuss_39 chromosome 5, Kyuss_2.0, whole genome shotgun sequence, a single genomic window includes:
- the LOC127300089 gene encoding putative pentatricopeptide repeat-containing protein At3g08820, with protein MIHQPGAFVSAAAAAAESTRRVLLSGLSPSNPLPPLTVRLLHGRLLRLDILADLSQFLLRALSSSGLHLHALALHFLFPDPPHLTLPFALKSASRLPNPLPVGEQLHARSLKLPSHSNPHVLTSLLSLYAKCGLLDHARQVFDEMRCPSTVSWTALIAAYMNAGRDREAVAAARDAFTSGMRPDSFTAVRVLTACARVVDLDTGEAVWRAAEQEGIATSVFVATAAVDLYVKCGEMAKAREVFDKMPEKDAVAWGAMVGGYASNGHPREALELFFAMQAQGVRPDCYTVAGALSACTRLGALDLGRQAVGAVNGDEFLDNPILGTALINMYTKCGSTGEAWVVFQRMRKKDVIVWNTMVLGLGMTGHGKTAFALVGQMEKSAVKLNDNTFIGILCSCAHTGLVQDGRRYFRNMIQLYHIIPRIEHYGCMVDMLSRAGLLQEAHQLINDMPMQANAVVWGALLGGCKIHRDTKLAECVLKQLILLEPRNSGNYVMLSNIYSKSNRWEDAAKLRLDMKAHGVEKVRAYSWVELSGKVHEFCVGDKSHPLMDQIYKKLDELGMEMKNMGYKPTTDVVMFDVEDEEKEQTLVHHSEKLAIAFCLLSTPPGEVIRVTKNLRVCTDCHTAIKLISRIADREIIIRDNNRFHCFRDGSCSCNDYW; from the coding sequence ATGATTCATCAGCCTGGCGCTTTtgtgtccgccgccgccgccgccgccgagtcaACCCGCCGAGTCCTCCTCAGCGGCCTCAGCCCCAGCAACCCCCTCCCGCCCCTCACCGTCCGACTGCTCCACGGCCGCCTCCTCCGGCTGGACATCCTCGCCGACCTCTCCCAGTTCCTTCTCCGGGCGCTCTCCTCCTCCGGCCTCCACCTCCACGCCCTCGCCCTACACTTCCTCTTCCCCGACCCTCCGCACCTAACCTTGCCGTTTGCCCTCAAGTCCGCCTCCCGCCTCCCCAACCCTCTCCCCGTCGGCGAGCAGCTCCACGCCCGTTCCCTCAAGCTCCCCTCCCACTCCAACCCCCACGTCCTCACTTCCCTCCTAAGCCTCTACGCAAAATGCGGCCTCCTAGACCACGCGCGTCAAGTGTTCGACGAAATGCGCTGCCCCAGCACAGTTTCTTGGACCGCGCTCATCGCAGCCTACATGAACGCGGGGCGCGACAGAGAAGCTGTCGCTGCTGCGAGGGACGCGTTCACGAGTGGGATGCGCCCGGACAGCTTCACGGCCGTGCGGGTCCTGACGGCGTGCGCCCGGGTCGTGGACCTGGACACTGGGGAGGCGGTGtggagggcggcggagcaggagGGGATTGCGACCAGTGTGTTTGTGGCCACTGCGGCGGTCGATTTGTATGTCAAGTGCGGTGAGATGGCCAAGGCAAGGGAGGTGTTTGACAAGATGCCGGAGAAGGATGCGGTGGCTTGGGGTGCTATGGTCGGGGGATACGCTTCCAACGGTCACCCCCGAGAGGCTCTGGAGCTCTTCTTTGCAATGCAGGCTCAGGGAGTGAGGCCAGATTGCTACACGGTAGCTGGGGCGCTCTCGGCTTGCACACGGTTGGGTGCGCTTGATCTGGGACGGCAGGCAGTCGGGGCGGTGAATGGGGATGAGTTTCTTGACAACCCAATCCTAGGGACTGCGCTGATCAATATGTACACCAAGTGTGGGAGCACAGGAGAGGCATGGGTTGTGTTCCAGCGGATGAGGAAGAAGGACGTTATTGTTTGGAACACGATGGTCTTGGGGCTTGGCATGACTGGACATGGCAAGACTGCGTTCGCCCTTGTtggccagatggagaagtcagctGTGAAACTGAATGACAATACTTTCATCGGCATTCTCTGCAGCTGTGCTCATACTGGCCTTGTACAAGATGGACGGCGCTACTTCCGTAACATGATTCAGTTATACCACATCATCCCTCGGATTGAGCACTACGGTTGCATGGTTGACATGCTCAGCCGTGCTGGGTTGCTCCAGGAAGCTCATCAGCTTATTAATGACATGCCAATGCAGGCAAATGCTGTCGTGTGGGGTGCGCTTCTTGGTGGCTGCAAGATCCACCGGGACACGAAGCTTGCAGAGTGTGTCTTGAAGCAGCTCATCCTGCTAGAGCCCCGAAATTCAGGAAATTATGTCATGCTCTCGAACATCTACTCTAAGAGCAACAGATGGGAGGATGCTGCAAAGCTTAGATTGGATATGAAGGCGCACGGGGTTGAGAAGGTCCGTGCATATAGCTGGGTTGAGCTTAGTGGTAAGGTTCACGAGTTCTGTGTTGGAGACAAGTCACATCCCCTCATGGATCAAATTTACAAAAAGCTAGATGAATTAGGCATGGAAATGAAGAACATGGGTTACAAACCAACTACTGATGTGGTGATGTTCGATgttgaagatgaggagaaggagcagACTCTAGTTCATCACAGCGAGAAACTTGCCATTGCATTCTGCCTTCTCAGCACCCCACCTGGGGAGGTCATTAGGGTCACCAAGAACCTTCGAGTTTGCACTGACTGTCACACTGCTATTAAACTTATATCAAGGATAGCTGACCGGGAGATAATTATTCGAGATAACAACCGTTTTCATTGTTTCAGAGACGGCTCTTGCTCTTGCAATGATTACTGGTAG